A part of Geothrix oryzae genomic DNA contains:
- a CDS encoding TetR/AcrR family transcriptional regulator, whose translation MPVPRKKPPRPATPLSPEAWVQAAQALIIRKGISAVAVEPLAQALGVTKGSFYWHFENRDALIRAALEAWEQDQSADVVARYGGIADPRRRLRVLLFAAFEDLENGLFFAALAVSSGDARVAPFLRRATERRLAFGVEAFQALGLSETEARQRALLAYAAYAGYFQLLRTTPEAVAAVTDLSGYVRRLADALVPAPGAAAPTPKA comes from the coding sequence ATGCCCGTTCCCCGCAAAAAGCCCCCTCGCCCCGCGACGCCCCTCTCGCCCGAGGCCTGGGTCCAGGCGGCGCAGGCCCTCATCATCCGGAAGGGGATCTCGGCGGTGGCCGTGGAGCCGCTGGCGCAGGCGCTGGGCGTCACGAAGGGGAGCTTCTACTGGCACTTCGAGAATCGAGACGCCCTCATCCGCGCGGCCCTGGAGGCCTGGGAGCAGGACCAGAGTGCCGATGTGGTGGCCCGCTACGGGGGCATCGCGGATCCCCGGCGCCGCCTGCGGGTGCTGCTCTTCGCCGCCTTCGAGGATCTGGAGAACGGGCTGTTCTTCGCGGCGCTGGCGGTCTCGAGCGGGGACGCCCGGGTGGCCCCCTTCCTCCGCCGCGCCACGGAGCGCCGCCTGGCCTTCGGGGTGGAGGCCTTCCAGGCCCTGGGGCTCTCCGAGACCGAGGCGCGCCAGCGGGCCCTGCTGGCCTATGCCGCCTACGCCGGCTACTTTCAGCTGCTGCGCACCACCCCGGAAGCGGTGGCGGCGGTGACGGATCTCAGCGGCTATGTGCGGCGCCTGGCCGATGCCCTGGTGCCCGCTCCTGGCGCTGCGGCGCCCACCCCCAAGGCCTGA
- a CDS encoding pyridoxal phosphate-dependent aminotransferase, whose product MNPASRLSLLKPSPIRAITDGTPPGAIPLGLGEPTWNLPEVARKALLRDPGPCAYVPHVGLLELRKAVAAFHGAQVEEVLITTGSQGALFSLFQAWVEPGTKVLMPDPGFVAYPALARMAGAEPVTYPLSKDRFRLDAEALIRVLDATPEASAVILNLPSNPTGGGGDLAALKRVAEACVARGILLISDEVYRDLHFGVRAPSLRDVTDRGVVTSSVSKGWGAPGLRVGWAVGDPAWLTPARVVHGYAVTGTATPAQWAALALLEHSDAILAEARAAVQLRWEALASALREDLGHTVTPPDGTFYHFMALPDSAHTDPLAFCLKLRDEAKVVLIPGLAFGEGGRGHARLSFAATPEQLREGVRRLAPYWEK is encoded by the coding sequence ATGAATCCCGCTTCCCGCCTGTCCCTGCTGAAGCCCTCGCCCATCCGCGCCATCACGGACGGCACGCCGCCCGGGGCCATCCCCCTGGGGCTGGGCGAACCCACCTGGAACCTGCCGGAAGTGGCCCGCAAGGCGCTGCTGCGCGACCCCGGCCCCTGCGCCTATGTGCCCCATGTGGGCCTGCTGGAGCTGAGGAAGGCCGTGGCCGCCTTCCATGGCGCCCAGGTGGAGGAGGTGCTCATCACCACCGGCTCCCAGGGGGCGCTCTTCTCGCTGTTCCAGGCCTGGGTGGAGCCCGGCACGAAGGTGCTCATGCCCGACCCCGGCTTCGTGGCCTATCCGGCCCTGGCCCGCATGGCGGGCGCCGAGCCCGTGACCTACCCGCTGTCCAAGGACCGGTTCCGGCTCGATGCCGAGGCCCTCATCCGGGTGCTGGACGCCACGCCGGAGGCCTCGGCCGTGATCCTCAACCTGCCCTCCAACCCCACGGGCGGCGGGGGCGACCTCGCGGCCCTCAAGCGCGTGGCCGAGGCCTGCGTGGCCCGGGGCATCCTGCTCATCTCCGACGAGGTCTACCGCGACCTGCACTTCGGCGTGCGGGCGCCGAGCCTGCGCGATGTCACCGATCGCGGCGTGGTGACCAGCTCCGTGAGCAAGGGCTGGGGCGCGCCGGGTCTGCGCGTGGGCTGGGCCGTGGGCGATCCCGCCTGGCTCACCCCTGCCCGCGTGGTCCATGGCTACGCGGTCACCGGCACGGCCACGCCGGCCCAGTGGGCGGCCCTGGCGCTCCTCGAACACTCGGACGCCATCCTGGCCGAGGCCCGCGCCGCCGTGCAACTGCGGTGGGAAGCCCTGGCCTCGGCCCTGCGCGAAGACCTGGGCCACACTGTGACGCCCCCCGACGGCACCTTCTACCACTTCATGGCGCTGCCGGACTCCGCCCATACCGATCCTCTGGCCTTCTGCCTGAAGCTGCGGGACGAGGCCAAGGTGGTGCTCATCCCAGGCCTTGCCTTCGGTGAAGGCGGCCGCGGCCACGCCCGCCTCAGCTTCGCCGCCACCCCCGAGCAGCTGAGGGAAGGCGTGCGGCGGCTGGCGCCGTACTGGGAAAAGTGA
- a CDS encoding thiazole synthase: MSLVIAGKTFSNRLVLGTGKYKDFATMQACYRAARVEMVTLAVRRFDLGAKGEDNILNWIPKDIALLPNTAGCYTREDALRVARLAREALQTDWVKLEVIGDQKSLYPDNEETLEAARILVKEGFTVLPYVNADPILAKKLCDAGCAAVMPLGSAIGSGLGVQNPMTLLLIKEVVESYQLPMIVDAGVGTASDAALAMELGADGVLLNTAVAEAGEPTKMAQAMDHAVIAGRLAFESGRMPKRLYASASSPMTGVIGR, encoded by the coding sequence ATGTCCCTGGTCATCGCCGGCAAGACCTTCAGCAACCGCCTCGTCCTCGGCACGGGCAAGTACAAAGATTTCGCCACCATGCAGGCCTGCTACCGGGCCGCGCGGGTGGAGATGGTCACCCTGGCCGTGCGCCGCTTCGACCTCGGCGCCAAGGGCGAGGACAACATCCTCAACTGGATTCCCAAGGACATCGCCCTGCTGCCCAACACCGCCGGCTGCTACACCCGCGAGGACGCCCTGCGCGTGGCGCGCCTGGCGCGGGAGGCCCTGCAGACCGACTGGGTGAAGCTCGAGGTCATCGGCGACCAGAAGTCGCTCTATCCCGACAACGAGGAAACCCTGGAAGCCGCCAGGATCCTTGTGAAGGAGGGCTTCACGGTACTGCCCTATGTGAACGCCGATCCCATCCTCGCCAAGAAGCTCTGCGATGCGGGCTGCGCCGCCGTCATGCCCCTGGGCAGCGCCATCGGCTCGGGCCTGGGCGTGCAGAACCCCATGACGCTGCTGCTGATCAAGGAAGTGGTCGAGAGCTACCAGCTGCCCATGATCGTGGATGCCGGCGTCGGCACGGCCTCCGACGCGGCCCTGGCCATGGAGCTGGGCGCCGATGGCGTGCTGCTCAACACCGCCGTGGCCGAGGCCGGCGAGCCCACCAAGATGGCCCAGGCCATGGATCACGCCGTGATCGCCGGACGGCTCGCCTTCGAGAGCGGGCGCATGCCCAAGCGCCTCTACGCCAGCGCCAGCAGCCCCATGACGGGCGTCATCGGACGGTAG
- a CDS encoding 2,3,4,5-tetrahydropyridine-2,6-dicarboxylate N-succinyltransferase, whose protein sequence is MVVDLDSIHSFFNRPAEALAADPEAPAMHQVLLVALETGTVRAAERQDDGTWVANAWVKQAILCGFRRTNLVEMPGPGFPMFDKTAYPVRHFGLEDGVRLVPGGSSVRRGAHIARSVVLMPPAYVNVGAFVDEGTMVDSHALVGSCAQIGKRVHLSAAAQIGGVLEPAGARPVIVEDDAFVGGLVGLFEGIVVRRRAVLASGVVITGSTVIYDLVHGRELRQEVPEGAVVVPGSRPASGDYAKARGLQVSAPCIVKYRDDRTDAATALEQALR, encoded by the coding sequence ATGGTCGTCGATCTGGATTCCATCCACAGCTTCTTCAACCGCCCGGCGGAAGCCCTGGCGGCGGATCCCGAAGCCCCCGCCATGCACCAGGTGCTCCTGGTGGCCCTGGAGACGGGCACCGTCCGGGCCGCCGAGCGCCAGGACGACGGCACCTGGGTGGCCAACGCCTGGGTGAAGCAGGCCATCCTCTGCGGCTTCCGCCGCACGAATCTGGTGGAGATGCCCGGGCCAGGATTTCCCATGTTCGACAAGACCGCCTATCCGGTCCGCCACTTCGGGCTGGAGGATGGCGTGCGCCTGGTGCCGGGCGGATCGTCGGTGCGGCGCGGCGCCCACATCGCCCGCAGCGTGGTGCTCATGCCGCCCGCTTATGTGAATGTGGGGGCTTTCGTGGACGAGGGCACCATGGTGGACAGCCACGCCCTGGTGGGCAGCTGCGCCCAGATCGGCAAGCGGGTGCACCTGTCGGCCGCGGCCCAGATCGGCGGCGTGCTGGAGCCCGCCGGCGCCCGGCCGGTGATCGTGGAGGACGACGCCTTCGTGGGCGGGTTGGTGGGGCTCTTCGAGGGCATCGTGGTGCGCCGGCGGGCGGTGCTGGCCTCGGGTGTGGTCATCACGGGCAGCACCGTGATCTACGACCTGGTGCACGGCCGCGAGCTGCGCCAGGAGGTGCCCGAAGGCGCCGTGGTGGTGCCGGGCTCCCGACCCGCTTCCGGGGACTACGCCAAGGCCCGCGGACTCCAGGTGTCGGCGCCCTGCATCGTGAAGTACCGCGACGACAGGACCGATGCGGCCACGGCGCTCGAGCAGGCGTTGCGGTAG
- a CDS encoding M20/M25/M40 family metallo-hydrolase, protein MNATTADLRSWLTGSLRQLCDQETTSGREDAGLPALRALLQGLGATIHEQPVAEGRTNVLAVWGRPRVLFSTHLDTVPPFLPPRLEGEVLHGRGTCDAKGQIMAQLGAVRRLLAEGREGLAWLGVVGEETDSAGATAALGLADRLRDLRVLINGEPTELKLASGQRGAQHLCLHCAGRAAHSGSPELGHDATWPLLDWLQRLREQPRPADPRLGPEVWNLGLLRGGEALNSVPASARADLLVRTLPGSTFAEEARRLAPPEGSVDLRLDEPPDRYPEIPGFEHAAMPFGSDAPTLRALVPDRTVVLAGPGSIRVAHTLEECLALADLEAGVDLNHRLALHFLGD, encoded by the coding sequence ATGAACGCCACCACCGCTGATCTCCGAAGCTGGCTCACGGGCAGCCTGCGGCAGCTTTGCGACCAGGAGACCACCTCGGGCCGGGAGGACGCGGGCCTGCCGGCGTTGCGGGCCCTGCTGCAGGGGCTCGGCGCCACGATCCACGAGCAGCCCGTGGCCGAGGGCCGCACCAATGTGCTGGCTGTCTGGGGGCGGCCGAGGGTGCTCTTCTCCACCCACCTGGACACGGTGCCGCCCTTCCTGCCGCCGAGGCTGGAGGGGGAGGTGCTGCACGGCCGCGGGACCTGCGATGCCAAGGGCCAGATCATGGCCCAGCTCGGCGCCGTGCGGAGGCTGCTGGCTGAAGGCCGCGAAGGCCTCGCCTGGCTGGGCGTGGTGGGCGAGGAGACCGACAGCGCAGGGGCCACTGCGGCCCTCGGTCTGGCGGACCGCCTGCGGGACCTGAGGGTGCTCATCAACGGCGAGCCCACGGAGCTGAAGCTGGCCTCGGGCCAGCGTGGGGCCCAGCACCTCTGCCTCCACTGCGCGGGCCGCGCCGCCCACAGCGGCAGCCCCGAACTTGGCCACGACGCCACCTGGCCCCTGCTGGACTGGCTCCAGCGGCTGCGCGAACAGCCCCGGCCCGCGGATCCCCGGCTGGGTCCCGAGGTGTGGAACCTGGGGTTGCTGCGTGGGGGCGAGGCGCTCAACTCCGTGCCAGCTTCGGCGAGGGCCGACCTGCTGGTGCGCACGCTGCCCGGCAGCACCTTTGCCGAGGAGGCCCGCCGCCTGGCGCCGCCCGAAGGCTCCGTGGACCTGCGCCTGGACGAGCCCCCGGATCGCTACCCGGAGATCCCGGGCTTCGAGCACGCCGCCATGCCCTTCGGCTCGGATGCGCCCACCCTGCGGGCCCTGGTGCCGGATCGCACCGTGGTGCTGGCGGGCCCCGGCAGCATCCGGGTGGCGCACACGCTGGAGGAATGCCTCGCCCTCGCCGATCTGGAAGCCGGCGTGGATCTGAACCACCGACTGGCCCTGCATTTCCTGGGAGACTGA
- the asd gene encoding aspartate-semialdehyde dehydrogenase, with translation MSSKIPVTVLGATGVVGQRFVRRLADHPLFRVEHLAASERSAGKRYRDACAWRLDGEPYGGLGDQVMAEGTPEFALSPVIFSALDTAPATELEPAFARAGAMVFSNAAAFRMSPEVPLLVPEVNADHLGLLEVQRHHHGWSGGIVTNANCTATVLVMALAPLQEAFGVEAVLMTSMQAISGAGYPGVASLDILGNVIPFIRNEEAKVEEETPKMLGRFTGREVELAPMRVSALCHRVPVIEGHTEAVSVKLKGNPSLEAVREAWLSWKPEPQRLKLFSAPPVPVHVHTLEDRPQVRRDVETDGGMSVHVGRLRACPILGVKFALLGHNTERGAAGGSILNAELAHAKGYLR, from the coding sequence ATGTCCTCGAAAATCCCCGTGACCGTGTTGGGCGCCACTGGCGTCGTGGGCCAGCGCTTCGTTCGGCGCCTGGCGGACCATCCCCTCTTCCGCGTGGAACACCTCGCAGCCAGCGAGCGCAGCGCCGGCAAGCGCTACCGCGACGCCTGCGCCTGGCGCCTGGACGGCGAGCCCTATGGCGGCCTGGGTGACCAGGTGATGGCCGAGGGCACCCCGGAATTCGCCCTGTCGCCGGTGATCTTCAGCGCCCTCGACACGGCGCCGGCCACGGAACTGGAACCGGCCTTCGCCCGGGCCGGGGCCATGGTGTTCTCCAACGCGGCGGCCTTCCGCATGTCGCCGGAGGTGCCGCTGCTGGTGCCCGAGGTGAACGCCGATCACCTCGGCCTGCTTGAGGTCCAGCGCCACCACCACGGCTGGAGCGGCGGCATCGTCACCAACGCCAACTGCACGGCCACGGTGCTGGTCATGGCCCTGGCCCCGCTCCAGGAGGCCTTCGGCGTGGAGGCCGTGCTGATGACCTCCATGCAGGCCATCAGCGGCGCCGGCTACCCCGGCGTGGCCAGCCTGGACATCCTGGGCAACGTGATCCCCTTCATCCGCAACGAGGAGGCGAAGGTGGAGGAGGAGACGCCCAAGATGCTGGGCCGCTTCACCGGCCGCGAAGTGGAGCTGGCGCCCATGCGGGTGAGCGCCCTCTGCCACCGGGTGCCCGTCATCGAGGGCCACACGGAGGCCGTCAGCGTGAAGCTGAAAGGCAATCCGTCCCTGGAGGCGGTGCGCGAGGCCTGGCTGAGCTGGAAGCCCGAACCCCAGCGGCTGAAGCTCTTTTCGGCGCCCCCCGTGCCCGTGCATGTCCACACCCTGGAGGACCGCCCCCAGGTGCGCCGCGATGTGGAGACGGACGGCGGCATGAGCGTGCATGTGGGCCGCCTGAGGGCCTGCCCCATCCTCGGCGTGAAGTTCGCGCTCCTCGGCCACAACACGGAGCGCGGGGCGGCGGGCGGCAGCATCCTGAACGCCGAGCTGGCCCATGCGAAGGGGTACCTCCGATGA
- a CDS encoding 4-hydroxy-tetrahydrodipicolinate reductase, which produces MTVPRLGLFGKGRLGSAIAAEAGAALAWQVGREESPTTPVAVAIDASVAEAVEAHLAWALETGTDLVIGTTGWSVPDLEGRVAGHIGVLAASNFSLSVALMARFATVLGRFAALDPARDPFLVERHHRLKADAPSGTAKTLAGALLRGCPRKTEWTLGTPAPHQLSIGVVRAGAEFGTHTVGLDAPAELLELTHIARSRAPFAQGALAAAQWLHGRRGVFTMEDLAADLLDPLFAFGGKP; this is translated from the coding sequence GTGACCGTGCCCCGCCTCGGTCTCTTCGGGAAGGGCCGCCTGGGGTCCGCCATCGCCGCGGAAGCCGGTGCGGCCCTGGCCTGGCAGGTGGGCCGCGAAGAGAGCCCGACCACTCCCGTGGCCGTGGCCATCGATGCCAGCGTGGCGGAGGCTGTCGAGGCCCACCTCGCCTGGGCCCTGGAGACGGGAACCGACCTTGTGATCGGCACCACGGGCTGGTCGGTGCCCGACCTCGAAGGTCGCGTGGCGGGGCACATCGGCGTGCTGGCGGCCTCCAACTTCTCGCTCTCGGTCGCCCTCATGGCGCGCTTCGCCACGGTGTTGGGGCGCTTCGCCGCCCTCGACCCCGCGCGGGACCCCTTCCTGGTGGAGCGCCACCACCGCCTCAAGGCCGACGCGCCTTCCGGCACGGCGAAGACCCTGGCTGGGGCCCTCCTGCGGGGCTGCCCCCGCAAGACCGAATGGACGCTCGGCACCCCCGCGCCCCACCAGCTGAGCATCGGCGTCGTGCGGGCCGGGGCGGAATTCGGTACCCACACGGTGGGGCTGGATGCCCCCGCCGAGCTTCTGGAGCTGACCCACATCGCCCGGTCCCGGGCCCCCTTCGCCCAGGGCGCCCTGGCGGCGGCCCAGTGGCTCCACGGCCGCAGGGGCGTCTTCACCATGGAAGACCTGGCAGCCGATCTGCTCGACCCCCTCTTCGCCTTCGGAGGCAAGCCATGA
- a CDS encoding aminotransferase class V-fold PLP-dependent enzyme, translated as MTALLPNVDPDGLLEFSVVYTDRALNHMSKRFQQVMREMNRILAKVYHAQAAVIVPGSGTFGMEAVARQFVTGKKALVIRDGFFSFRWSQIFDMGGIPASHTVLKAKRTGTDRQSPWVPTPIAEVVAAIAAEKPQVVIAPHVETASGIMLPDDYMKAVAQATHAVGGLFVLDCVASGCMWVDMEAIGVDVIVTAPQKGWSGSPCCAMVMLSEKAKGVMETTTSTSFACDLKKWSAIMDAYLKGGHAYHATMPTDALAKVCAVMQEMEAYGFDKLQAEQADLGAKARILLESCGLPSVAAEGFKAPGVVVSYTTDPDIQSGKKFLAAGLQVASGVPLQCDEPADFMTFRIGLFGLEKLHHVDRTVAHLAAALTEVGLREVAPAR; from the coding sequence ATGACTGCACTGCTTCCCAATGTCGACCCGGATGGACTGCTGGAATTCTCCGTGGTCTACACCGACCGCGCGCTCAACCACATGTCTAAGCGCTTCCAGCAGGTGATGCGGGAGATGAACCGCATCCTCGCGAAGGTCTACCACGCCCAGGCCGCGGTGATCGTCCCCGGCAGCGGCACCTTCGGCATGGAGGCCGTGGCCCGGCAGTTCGTCACGGGCAAGAAGGCGCTGGTGATCCGGGACGGCTTCTTCAGCTTCCGTTGGTCGCAGATCTTCGACATGGGCGGGATTCCCGCCTCCCACACGGTGCTCAAGGCCAAGCGCACCGGCACGGATCGCCAGTCCCCCTGGGTGCCGACGCCCATCGCCGAGGTGGTGGCCGCCATTGCCGCCGAAAAACCCCAGGTGGTGATCGCCCCGCATGTGGAGACCGCGTCCGGCATCATGCTCCCCGACGACTACATGAAGGCGGTGGCCCAGGCCACCCACGCCGTGGGCGGCCTCTTCGTGCTGGATTGCGTCGCCTCGGGCTGCATGTGGGTGGACATGGAGGCCATCGGCGTGGATGTGATCGTGACCGCCCCCCAGAAGGGCTGGAGCGGCAGCCCCTGCTGCGCCATGGTCATGCTCTCCGAGAAGGCCAAGGGCGTGATGGAGACCACCACCAGCACCAGCTTCGCCTGCGACCTCAAGAAGTGGTCCGCGATCATGGACGCCTACCTGAAGGGCGGCCACGCCTACCACGCCACCATGCCCACGGACGCCCTGGCGAAGGTGTGTGCGGTGATGCAGGAGATGGAGGCCTACGGCTTCGACAAGCTGCAGGCCGAGCAGGCGGACTTGGGCGCCAAGGCCCGCATCCTGCTGGAAAGCTGCGGCCTGCCCAGCGTGGCGGCCGAGGGTTTCAAGGCCCCGGGCGTGGTGGTGAGCTACACCACGGATCCCGACATCCAGTCCGGGAAGAAGTTCCTGGCCGCGGGCCTGCAGGTGGCCTCCGGCGTGCCGCTCCAGTGTGACGAGCCGGCGGATTTCATGACCTTCCGCATTGGTCTGTTCGGGCTCGAGAAGTTGCACCATGTGGATCGCACCGTGGCGCACCTGGCCGCGGCCCTGACGGAAGTCGGCCTCCGCGAAGTGGCTCCGGCCCGGTAA
- the lysC gene encoding lysine-sensitive aspartokinase 3, which translates to MIVLKFGGSSVADAACMRQVASLVRSALPQSPLVVLSAMGKTTNGLFGAAKAAEAGDLAGAMDLQRGLMAAHRKAAAELFDGAVPESLDVALTDLFGELELLLRGVALLRELSPRSMDAIASLGERLSTRIFAAFVGGAWVDARTVLRTDGVFGEAVPQQEAIRPLAADHLKPLLGPGRAVVTQGYIGATEDGLTTTLGRGGSDYSAALFGAALGAAEVQIWTDVEGVLTCDPRIVPEALPIPELSFAEAAELAAFGAKVLHPATIQPAVEARIPVTVRHTQKPEGRFTTISAEVRTGRPITALASRGPVTVLTVSSSRMLAQSGFLARLFEVFGRRGVSVDLVATAEVSVSLTVEADVPLKPLIQDLSAFATVEIHEGRAIIAAVGERLKSTPGLGAQLLSSLGDINVEMISMGANEINLSLVVRQDQSSEALRRLHRVLVGGAA; encoded by the coding sequence ATGATCGTCCTCAAGTTCGGCGGCAGCAGCGTGGCCGATGCGGCCTGCATGCGCCAGGTGGCGAGCCTGGTGCGGTCGGCCCTGCCCCAGTCGCCCCTGGTGGTGCTGTCCGCCATGGGTAAGACCACCAACGGCCTCTTCGGGGCGGCGAAGGCCGCGGAAGCGGGCGATCTGGCCGGCGCCATGGACCTGCAGCGGGGCCTCATGGCCGCCCACCGGAAGGCCGCCGCGGAGCTGTTCGACGGGGCCGTGCCCGAAAGCCTGGATGTGGCCCTGACGGACCTCTTCGGCGAGCTTGAGCTGCTGCTGCGGGGCGTGGCCCTGCTCCGCGAACTGAGCCCCCGGAGCATGGACGCCATCGCCTCGCTGGGCGAGCGGCTGTCCACGCGCATCTTCGCGGCCTTCGTGGGGGGCGCCTGGGTGGACGCCCGCACGGTTCTCCGCACGGACGGCGTGTTTGGGGAGGCCGTGCCCCAGCAGGAGGCGATCCGCCCCCTGGCCGCCGACCACCTGAAGCCCCTCCTGGGCCCGGGTCGTGCCGTGGTGACCCAGGGCTACATCGGCGCCACGGAAGATGGGCTCACCACCACGCTGGGCCGAGGGGGCAGCGACTATTCCGCCGCCCTCTTCGGGGCGGCCCTGGGTGCGGCGGAGGTACAGATCTGGACGGATGTGGAGGGCGTGCTCACCTGCGACCCCCGCATCGTGCCCGAGGCTCTGCCCATTCCCGAGCTGAGCTTTGCCGAGGCCGCCGAGCTGGCCGCCTTTGGCGCCAAGGTGCTTCACCCGGCCACCATCCAGCCCGCGGTGGAAGCGCGCATCCCGGTCACGGTGCGCCACACGCAGAAACCCGAAGGCCGCTTCACCACGATCTCGGCCGAGGTCCGCACGGGCCGCCCCATCACGGCCCTCGCCAGCCGGGGTCCGGTGACCGTGCTCACGGTGAGCAGCTCCCGGATGCTAGCCCAGAGCGGGTTCCTGGCGCGGCTGTTCGAAGTGTTCGGTCGCCGCGGCGTGAGCGTCGACCTCGTGGCCACGGCCGAGGTGAGCGTCTCCCTCACGGTGGAGGCGGATGTGCCGCTGAAGCCCCTGATCCAGGACCTGTCGGCCTTCGCCACGGTGGAGATCCACGAGGGCCGGGCCATCATCGCTGCCGTGGGCGAGCGGCTGAAATCTACGCCGGGCCTGGGCGCGCAGCTGTTGTCCTCGCTGGGTGACATCAATGTGGAGATGATCAGCATGGGCGCCAACGAGATCAACCTGAGCCTGGTGGTCCGCCAGGACCAGAGCTCCGAGGCCCTGCGCCGCCTGCATCGCGTGCTGGTGGGGGGTGCGGCGTGA
- the dapA gene encoding 4-hydroxy-tetrahydrodipicolinate synthase has product MTLEFSGLAVALATPFTASGEVDLPAFRKLVRHVVAGGVDFLVPLGSTGEAATILEAERDAIITACLEESSGRPVVVGTGHNATRQAAAMTKRAQALGAQGALVVTPYYNKPTPAGLVAHFAAVAEAAPGLPIIAYNVPGRTGLNVTPATLARLWENPQVVAVKESSGNLAQIGEIARQLPKGKLLLSGDDNLALASMAVGASGLISVLGNVLPRETAAMIAAARQGNGAEALRLHQQLLPLMDALFVESNPIPLKAVLKLLGLCEDGLRLPLVPAEPATRTRLAEALCLSTEGTFPGVM; this is encoded by the coding sequence ATGACCCTCGAATTCTCTGGACTCGCCGTAGCCCTGGCGACGCCCTTCACCGCCTCGGGCGAGGTGGATCTGCCCGCCTTCCGCAAGCTGGTGCGGCATGTGGTGGCAGGCGGAGTGGATTTCCTGGTGCCTCTGGGCTCCACGGGGGAAGCGGCCACGATCCTCGAAGCGGAGCGTGATGCCATCATCACGGCCTGCCTCGAGGAGAGCAGCGGCCGTCCCGTGGTCGTGGGCACGGGCCACAACGCCACGCGCCAAGCGGCGGCCATGACGAAGCGCGCCCAGGCCCTGGGAGCCCAGGGCGCCCTGGTGGTGACGCCCTACTACAACAAGCCCACGCCCGCCGGCCTGGTGGCGCATTTCGCCGCGGTGGCCGAGGCGGCCCCGGGGTTGCCGATCATTGCCTACAATGTGCCGGGCCGCACGGGGCTGAATGTGACGCCCGCCACGCTGGCCCGCCTCTGGGAGAACCCCCAGGTGGTGGCCGTGAAGGAAAGCAGCGGCAACCTGGCCCAGATCGGGGAGATCGCCCGGCAGCTGCCCAAGGGCAAGCTGCTGCTGTCCGGCGACGACAACCTGGCCCTGGCCTCCATGGCCGTGGGGGCGTCGGGTCTCATCTCGGTGCTGGGCAATGTGCTGCCCCGGGAGACCGCGGCCATGATCGCCGCGGCCCGACAGGGCAACGGGGCCGAGGCCCTGCGCCTGCACCAGCAGCTGCTGCCCCTCATGGACGCCCTCTTCGTGGAGAGCAACCCCATCCCGCTGAAGGCGGTGCTGAAGCTCCTGGGCCTCTGCGAAGACGGCCTGCGCCTGCCCCTGGTTCCCGCCGAACCCGCCACGCGCACACGCCTGGCCGAAGCCCTCTGCCTCTCGACCGAGGGCACCTTCCCTGGAGTGATGTGA
- a CDS encoding RBBP9/YdeN family alpha/beta hydrolase: MPTILTVPGYQNSGPGHWQSLWEASLGGVKRVEMSSWEHPVKAAWVEALDEAIADCQEPPILVGHSLGCLAIVHWAEGHDREIRGALLAAPSDVERPDALAVLRPFGPIPRLRLAFPAIVAASSDDPFLSPARARILAADWGARFVDLGPCGHLNQASGHGPWPRGEALLSDLR; the protein is encoded by the coding sequence ATGCCCACGATCCTGACCGTCCCTGGCTATCAGAATTCCGGCCCTGGCCACTGGCAGAGCCTGTGGGAGGCCAGCCTGGGCGGCGTGAAGCGGGTGGAGATGTCCAGCTGGGAGCACCCGGTTAAGGCGGCGTGGGTGGAGGCCCTGGACGAGGCCATCGCCGACTGCCAGGAACCGCCGATCCTGGTGGGGCATTCGCTGGGCTGCCTCGCCATCGTCCACTGGGCGGAGGGCCATGACCGGGAGATCCGGGGCGCGCTGCTGGCGGCTCCCTCGGATGTGGAGCGACCCGACGCCTTGGCGGTGCTGCGCCCCTTCGGGCCCATCCCCCGCCTGCGGTTGGCCTTTCCCGCCATCGTGGCCGCTTCCTCGGACGACCCCTTCCTGTCGCCGGCCCGGGCCCGGATCCTGGCGGCCGATTGGGGGGCGCGCTTCGTGGATCTGGGACCCTGCGGCCACCTGAACCAGGCCTCGGGCCACGGCCCCTGGCCCCGCGGCGAGGCCCTGCTGAGCGACCTCCGGTAG